In Henningerozyma blattae CBS 6284 chromosome 6, complete genome, the following are encoded in one genomic region:
- the TBLA0F02930 gene encoding uncharacterized protein (similar to Saccharomyces cerevisiae TIF3 (YPR163C); ancestral locus Anc_7.517), which yields MPRPKTHQTLDLTQFLNDTSLATWAEDDIDLSKITLPPHSPDPAGGRGHNPSACSNPNTRHTTNFTRQKNYTTSHATNHNHLMTTSSTKAQAGHLDPALDSTLDGPFNGDSTRSHRSSDRKRRHDSHPHPHPQPYPYPYPYPHTYDTKSTPKFSPSAVASHNQTQLEKIRNELAHLSIRKPVPQIQPHTLGHSEARRIRAEIEAGPIIDDNYGDVDDGGGDKQHGKRDIKRDEKQDELDWSRARGARFAEVSAETTIRTTATTATTETARPKRRRRGKRGGRRQKERDARAAARKAREAGVENEIEAIVTLAPNSIAEPKHNKETHSQNTKIPREHNEVHTKDSNTNTRRRRKPRPNSRARSNAKARREVEAKSNITNNSI from the coding sequence ATGCCGCGTCCCAAGACTCACCAAACGTTGGATTTGACCCAGTTTCTTAACGACACCTCGCTGGCCACGTGGGCAGAAGATGATATCGACCTCTCCAAGATCACTCTCCCGCCGCACAGCCCTGACCCTGCTGGAGGCCGTGGCCACAACCCTAGCGCTTGCAGCAACCCTAACACAAGACATACCACCAATTTTACACGCCAGAAAAACTATACTACATCTCATGCCACAAATCATAACCACCTCATGACTACAAGCTCTACGAAAGCACAAGCAGGCCATCTCGATCCTGCCCTAGACTCGACCTTAGATGGTCCCTTTAACGGTGATAGCACCAGATCGCACCGTTCAAGTGATCGTAAGAGACGGCATGATAGTCATCCTCATCCACACCCTCAGCCTTATCCTTATCCTTATCCTTATCCTCATACTTATGACACAAAATCGACCCCTAAATTTTCACCCAGTGCCGTCGCGTCACATAACCAAACTCAGTTGGAAAAAATACGGAATGAATTGGCTCATCTGTCAATAAGGAAGCCAGTTCCTCAAATACAACCACACACATTGGGCCATTCGGAGGCACGTCGTATTCGTGCTGAGATTGAAGCGGGCCCAATAATTGATGATAATTATGGTGATGTTGATGATGGTGGTGGCGATAAACAACATGGGAAAAGAGATATAAAACGAGATGAAAAACAAGATGAGCTGGACTGGTCACGTGCGCGCGGCGCTCGTTTTGCCGAGGTTTCGGCCGAGACCACAATAAGAACCACTGCGACAACCGCAACAACAGAGACTGCTCGGCCGAAAAGAAGGAGGCGTGGGAAGAGAGGAGGTCGGCGGCAAAAGGAACGAGATGCCAGAGCTGCTGCTCGAAAAGCACGTGAGGCAGGTGTTGAGAATGAAATAGAGGCAATAGTAACACTAGCTCCAAACTCAATAGCAGAACCAAAACACAATAAAGAGACCCACTCTCAAAACACAAAGATTCCAAGAGAGCATAATGAGGTTCACACAAAGGAttctaatacaaatacacGACGTCGACGTAAACCAAGACCTAATTCAAGAGCTAGATCAAATGCAAAAGCTAGAAGAGAGGTTGAAGCTAAGTCGAATATTACAAACAACTCTATATAA